A genomic stretch from Mycobacterium paraterrae includes:
- a CDS encoding phosphoketolase family protein, which produces MVFTKATLSKDECAGIHAYWRAANYLSVGQIYLLDNPLLREPLSAEHVKPRLLGHWGTTPGLNLIYTHLNRVIRNRDANVIFITGPGHGGPGLVANAYLEGTYSEVYTGIEEDAEGLRKLFRQFSFPGGIPSHVAAQTPGSIHEGGELGYALVHAYGAAFDNPDLVVACVVGDGEAETGPLAASWHSNKFLDPVTDGAVLPILHLNGYKIANPTVLARIPHAELESLLRGYGYRPITVAGDDPTDVHQQLAAALDEAFDAIAAIQHDARDRGATERPVWPMLVLRTPKGWTGPDKVDGRQVEGTWRAHQVPLSETRDNPEHRAQLEKWLHSYRPKDLFDDDGRLRAELRALTPTGTRRMSANPHANGGLLLQDLDLPDFRDYAVPVTQPGSTMHEATRVLGTFLRDVIARNPDRFRLMGPDETSSNRLDAVYEATDKVWMSTTLPVDENLAPAGRVMEVLSEHLCQGWLEGYLLSGRHGLFNCYEAFVHIVDSMLNQHAKWLATSRELPWRQPIASLNYLLSSHVWRQDHNGATHQDPGFIDLVANKRPEMTRVYLPPDGNTLLSVADHCLRSRDYINVIVAGKQPQLSYLDMESAVAHCARGLGIWQWASTATAEPDVVLGCAGDIPTQETLAAADILRRELPDLAVRVVNVVDLMRLLPDSEHPHGLPDNEFNAIFTTDKPIIFAYHGYPWLIHRLAYSRANHHELHVRGFKERGTTTTPFDMVMLNDLDRFHLVMDVIDRVEGLGARAAVLRQRMADARLAARRYTREHGEDDPHISGWTWGGE; this is translated from the coding sequence ATGGTCTTCACGAAGGCGACGCTGTCCAAGGACGAATGTGCCGGGATCCACGCCTACTGGCGGGCCGCAAACTACTTGTCCGTCGGACAAATCTACTTGCTGGACAATCCGCTGCTGCGCGAGCCGCTCAGCGCCGAACACGTCAAGCCACGCCTGCTGGGGCACTGGGGCACCACCCCAGGCCTGAATCTGATCTACACCCACCTGAACCGGGTGATCCGCAATCGCGACGCCAACGTCATCTTCATCACCGGCCCCGGCCATGGCGGGCCCGGGCTGGTAGCCAACGCCTACCTCGAGGGAACTTACAGCGAGGTGTACACCGGCATCGAAGAAGACGCCGAGGGACTGCGAAAACTCTTCCGGCAGTTCTCCTTTCCCGGTGGAATCCCCAGTCACGTGGCAGCCCAGACACCGGGCTCCATCCATGAGGGCGGAGAACTCGGCTATGCCCTGGTACACGCCTACGGCGCGGCGTTCGACAACCCGGATCTGGTCGTCGCCTGCGTCGTGGGCGACGGCGAGGCCGAAACCGGGCCGCTGGCGGCGAGCTGGCATTCCAACAAGTTCTTGGATCCCGTCACCGACGGCGCTGTGCTGCCGATACTGCACCTGAACGGCTACAAGATCGCCAACCCGACCGTGTTGGCGCGCATCCCACACGCAGAGCTGGAGTCGCTGCTGCGCGGCTACGGATATCGCCCGATCACCGTCGCCGGCGACGACCCAACCGACGTCCACCAACAGCTCGCGGCCGCGCTGGACGAAGCCTTCGACGCGATCGCGGCGATCCAGCACGACGCCCGCGATCGCGGCGCCACCGAACGGCCGGTGTGGCCGATGCTGGTGCTGCGCACTCCGAAAGGCTGGACCGGGCCGGACAAGGTCGACGGGAGACAGGTCGAGGGCACCTGGCGGGCCCATCAGGTCCCGTTGTCGGAGACCCGGGACAACCCCGAGCACCGTGCTCAGCTGGAGAAGTGGCTGCACAGCTATCGGCCCAAGGATCTCTTCGACGACGACGGCCGGCTGCGGGCCGAGTTGCGGGCGCTGACCCCCACGGGCACCCGGCGGATGAGCGCCAATCCGCACGCCAACGGCGGCCTTCTACTGCAGGACTTGGATCTGCCGGACTTCCGCGATTACGCCGTGCCCGTCACCCAGCCCGGCTCGACGATGCACGAGGCCACCAGGGTGCTGGGCACCTTCCTGCGTGACGTGATCGCGCGCAATCCCGACCGTTTCCGCCTGATGGGCCCAGACGAGACATCGTCCAATCGCCTCGATGCGGTCTACGAGGCGACCGACAAGGTATGGATGTCGACGACATTGCCGGTGGACGAGAACCTCGCACCGGCGGGCCGGGTGATGGAGGTGCTCTCCGAGCACCTGTGTCAGGGCTGGTTGGAGGGCTACCTGCTAAGCGGGCGCCACGGGTTGTTCAACTGTTACGAGGCGTTCGTGCACATCGTCGACTCGATGCTCAACCAGCACGCCAAGTGGTTGGCCACCAGCCGCGAGTTGCCCTGGCGTCAGCCGATCGCGTCGCTCAACTACCTGTTGAGCTCACACGTGTGGCGTCAGGACCACAACGGCGCCACTCATCAGGACCCGGGGTTCATCGACCTCGTCGCCAACAAGCGCCCGGAGATGACCCGCGTGTACTTGCCGCCGGACGGAAACACGTTGTTGTCGGTGGCCGACCACTGTTTGCGCAGCCGCGACTACATCAACGTCATCGTCGCCGGCAAGCAGCCCCAACTGTCTTACCTCGACATGGAGTCCGCGGTCGCGCACTGCGCCCGAGGACTGGGCATCTGGCAGTGGGCCAGCACCGCGACCGCCGAGCCCGACGTGGTGCTGGGCTGCGCCGGCGACATCCCGACCCAGGAGACGCTGGCCGCCGCCGACATCCTGCGTCGTGAGCTGCCCGACCTGGCCGTGCGGGTGGTCAACGTCGTCGACCTCATGCGGCTACTGCCCGACTCCGAACATCCACATGGCTTGCCGGACAACGAATTCAATGCCATCTTCACCACCGACAAGCCGATCATCTTCGCCTACCACGGCTATCCCTGGTTGATCCACCGGCTGGCCTACAGCCGCGCCAACCACCACGAGCTGCACGTCCGTGGGTTCAAGGAGCGCGGCACTACCACCACTCCGTTCGACATGGTGATGCTCAACGACCTCGATCGCTTTCATCTGGTCATGGACGTGATCGACCGGGTCGAAGGGCTGGGCGCCCGGGCAGCTGTGCTGCGTCAGCGGATGGCGGATGCCCGGCTGGCTGCACGGCGGTACACCCGCGAACACGGCGAGGACGATCCCCACATCTCGGGTTGGACATGGGGAGGCGAGTGA
- a CDS encoding CPBP family intramembrane glutamic endopeptidase yields the protein MPSSEIAAAESHPLQAQLSALHHFRIRVDVAVVVVVLALSNLIAHFTTAWAGIVTVPAAAVGLVAWLRVRGLGWAELGLGREHWKSGAAYAVGSVALVLAVIAVGALLPVTRPMFMNHRYATLSGALMASMIIIPLQTVIPEELAFRGVLHGTLNRAWGFRGVALAGSLSFGLWHIATSLGLTSSNVGFTRLFGGGLAGLLAGVLMAVLATAAAGFVFSWLRRRSGSLLAPIALHWSLNGLGALAAALVWQLSS from the coding sequence ATGCCCAGCTCCGAGATCGCCGCGGCGGAATCGCATCCGCTGCAGGCACAACTGTCGGCGCTGCACCACTTCCGTATTCGGGTCGACGTCGCCGTGGTCGTCGTCGTACTGGCATTGAGCAACCTGATCGCGCACTTCACCACGGCATGGGCAGGCATCGTCACGGTTCCTGCGGCGGCGGTCGGGCTCGTCGCGTGGCTGCGCGTCCGCGGGCTGGGTTGGGCGGAACTCGGCTTGGGTCGCGAGCACTGGAAATCCGGTGCCGCCTACGCCGTCGGGTCCGTCGCATTGGTGCTCGCGGTCATCGCGGTCGGCGCGCTGTTGCCGGTAACGCGGCCGATGTTCATGAACCATCGCTACGCGACCTTGTCCGGCGCGTTGATGGCTTCGATGATCATCATCCCGCTGCAGACCGTCATCCCCGAGGAGTTGGCCTTCCGCGGGGTGCTGCACGGCACCCTGAATCGCGCATGGGGGTTCCGCGGCGTGGCGCTGGCCGGATCGCTTTCCTTCGGGCTGTGGCACATCGCCACCTCGCTCGGGTTGACGAGCAGCAACGTCGGCTTCACCCGGCTGTTCGGCGGCGGATTGGCCGGCCTGCTGGCCGGCGTGCTGATGGCGGTGCTCGCGACCGCGGCGGCCGGGTTCGTGTTCAGCTGGCTGCGACGGCGCAGCGGGAGTCTGCTCGCCCCGATCGCGCTGCACTGGTCGCTCAATGGGTTGGGCGCGCTGGCGGCCGCCCTGGTGTGGCAGCTGTCGAGCTGA
- a CDS encoding zinc-binding alcohol dehydrogenase family protein — protein sequence MHAWRVARPGPISTGPLEYVSSQVPQPGPAELLVAVRACGVCRTDLHVTEGDLPVHRQGVTPGHEVVGEVIEVGADAGEEFRVGDRVGIAWLRHTCGVCAYCLRGDENLCPYSRYTGWDADGGYAEFATVPAAFAHRLPAGYSDSELAPLLCAGIIGYRSLQRAALPPGGRLGIYGFGGSAHLTAQVALAQGAEVHVMTRGVAAQELAIDLGAASAQGAADPPPVKLDAAILFAPVGDLVLPALEALDRGGTLAIAGIHLSDIPALNYQRHLFQERQLRSVTSNTRADARAFLDFVGEHHVAVTTPEYPLDQADRALSDLSAGRISGAAVLLV from the coding sequence ATGCACGCATGGCGGGTGGCTCGGCCCGGCCCCATCAGCACCGGACCGCTCGAGTACGTGAGCAGCCAGGTCCCGCAGCCCGGGCCGGCCGAACTCCTGGTTGCGGTCCGCGCGTGCGGGGTCTGCCGCACCGACCTGCATGTCACCGAAGGCGATTTGCCGGTGCACCGGCAAGGCGTCACTCCGGGGCACGAAGTCGTCGGCGAGGTGATCGAGGTCGGCGCGGACGCCGGCGAGGAGTTTCGGGTCGGCGACCGGGTCGGCATCGCCTGGCTGCGCCACACCTGCGGGGTGTGTGCCTACTGTCTGCGTGGAGACGAGAACCTGTGCCCCTACTCGCGTTACACGGGATGGGACGCCGACGGGGGATACGCGGAGTTCGCCACGGTGCCAGCGGCGTTCGCGCACCGTCTGCCGGCCGGTTACAGCGACAGCGAACTCGCGCCGCTGCTGTGCGCCGGCATCATCGGTTACCGGTCGCTGCAGCGCGCCGCACTGCCGCCCGGCGGTCGGTTGGGGATATATGGATTCGGCGGCAGCGCACACCTGACCGCTCAGGTCGCGCTAGCACAAGGCGCCGAAGTCCACGTCATGACGCGGGGCGTAGCGGCTCAGGAATTGGCCATCGATCTGGGTGCGGCGTCGGCGCAAGGGGCGGCCGATCCGCCGCCGGTCAAGCTTGACGCCGCAATCCTGTTCGCACCCGTCGGCGACCTGGTATTGCCGGCGCTGGAGGCTTTAGACCGCGGGGGCACGTTGGCGATCGCGGGAATCCACCTCAGCGACATCCCGGCTTTGAACTACCAACGTCACCTGTTCCAGGAACGCCAGCTTCGGTCGGTGACCTCCAATACCCGAGCCGATGCGCGAGCATTCCTCGACTTCGTCGGCGAACATCACGTAGCGGTCACGACGCCGGAATATCCACTGGATCAAGCGGATCGGGCGCTGTCGGACCTCAGTGCTGGACGCATCTCCGGGGCCGCGGTGCTGCTCGTCTGA
- a CDS encoding GlsB/YeaQ/YmgE family stress response membrane protein, with protein sequence MDVVAATEYLARSTTTTGVGLIGYIIIGGLAGWIGSKIVKGGGSGILLDIVIGVVGALIGGFILSFFVNTAGGGLIFTFFTALLGSVILLWLVGLARR encoded by the coding sequence ATGGACGTCGTGGCAGCTACTGAATATCTCGCTCGCTCCACCACCACCACCGGCGTTGGCCTAATCGGATACATCATCATCGGCGGTCTAGCCGGTTGGATCGGCAGCAAGATCGTCAAAGGAGGCGGATCGGGCATCCTGCTCGACATCGTCATCGGAGTCGTCGGAGCATTGATCGGCGGTTTCATTCTCAGCTTCTTCGTGAACACCGCGGGCGGTGGTCTGATCTTCACCTTCTTCACCGCGTTGCTCGGGTCGGTGATCCTGCTCTGGCTCGTCGGGTTGGCGCGCCGCTAA
- a CDS encoding alanine and proline-rich secreted protein Apa — MNQVDRSSIRPRNRRITRVIAAVGGAGAITFGWPSVAAADPVPPPPGPVAPVPGAPAPAPAPAPGVPPAAPDAAPSPAGPAVVPPPAAPLGAPPAADPNVPPPPPVDPNAGRIDNPVGGFSYVLPAGWVESDATHLDYGSALLSKIAGAPTPGQPPPVANDTRVVLGKLDQKLYASAEADNAKAAARLASDMGEFFMPYPGTRLNQETIPLGANGAAGGASYYEVKFSDATKPNGQIWAGVVSPPGPAGAASQRWFVVWLGTSNNPVDKAGAKALAESVRPLGTVPGPAPAPGAPAPPAPAAPGAPPPPAPAAPGAPPPPAPAAPAPAPAPGAPAPAPGAPAPAAPAPAAPPGQPAGGNGAAPAPGAIAT; from the coding sequence ATGAACCAGGTGGACCGCTCTTCAATACGGCCCAGAAACCGCAGGATTACGCGCGTAATAGCGGCGGTAGGCGGTGCGGGGGCGATCACATTCGGCTGGCCGTCCGTCGCTGCTGCCGACCCGGTGCCGCCGCCCCCGGGCCCGGTCGCCCCTGTCCCCGGGGCGCCCGCTCCCGCGCCTGCGCCCGCCCCGGGCGTCCCCCCCGCCGCTCCGGATGCGGCGCCCAGCCCCGCCGGTCCGGCCGTGGTGCCGCCGCCCGCCGCTCCGCTCGGCGCGCCGCCGGCCGCCGACCCCAACGTTCCGCCCCCGCCCCCCGTCGACCCCAACGCCGGTCGGATCGACAACCCGGTCGGAGGCTTCAGCTACGTCCTGCCCGCCGGCTGGGTGGAGTCCGACGCGACCCACCTGGATTACGGTTCCGCCCTGCTCAGCAAGATCGCCGGTGCACCCACCCCCGGTCAGCCGCCACCCGTCGCCAACGACACCCGCGTGGTACTCGGCAAATTGGACCAAAAGCTGTATGCCAGCGCGGAAGCCGACAACGCCAAGGCCGCGGCGCGGCTGGCGTCCGACATGGGTGAATTCTTCATGCCGTATCCCGGCACCCGGCTGAACCAGGAGACGATCCCGCTGGGCGCCAATGGCGCGGCAGGGGGAGCGTCGTATTACGAGGTGAAATTCAGCGACGCCACCAAACCCAACGGTCAGATCTGGGCCGGGGTGGTCAGCCCGCCGGGCCCGGCGGGCGCGGCAAGTCAGCGCTGGTTCGTGGTGTGGCTCGGCACCAGCAACAACCCGGTAGACAAGGCCGGAGCAAAGGCTCTCGCGGAATCCGTGCGGCCGCTGGGCACCGTACCCGGTCCGGCGCCAGCGCCGGGTGCACCGGCTCCACCCGCCCCGGCCGCGCCGGGAGCGCCGCCTCCACCCGCCCCGGCCGCGCCGGGAGCGCCGCCTCCACCCGCCCCGGCCGCGCCGGCGCCCGCACCCGCCCCGGGCGCACCGGCGCCCGCGCCCGGCGCGCCCGCGCCCGCTGCTCCTGCTCCAGCCGCGCCGCCGGGACAGCCAGCCGGCGGCAACGGCGCAGCCCCCGCTCCTGGCGCTATCGCCACCTAG
- the modA gene encoding molybdate ABC transporter substrate-binding protein has product MGLVVAAALTLTTTLAGCSRGPTATTGGSPSPHRQATSIMVFAALPLKPAFTLLAGKFQADNPGATVEFNFATSAELANTLSQGASADVFAAADAAQMDTVIKADLASGEPVNFASNTLVIVTAPGDPKQVRSFADLARPDVRVAVCQASAPCGVAAQRIEDTANMHVNAVSEEPIGAGVLAKVTGGEADAGLVYLNDAHKAAALVDTIRFPEAAGAVNVYPIVVLKKASQSELAEKFVDLVTGPTGQRVLGQAGFDGP; this is encoded by the coding sequence ATGGGCTTGGTGGTGGCGGCGGCGTTGACGCTGACGACGACTCTGGCCGGATGCAGCCGTGGGCCGACGGCGACGACAGGTGGATCGCCGTCCCCTCATCGGCAGGCCACCTCGATCATGGTATTCGCGGCTCTGCCGCTGAAGCCCGCCTTCACCTTGCTTGCCGGCAAGTTCCAGGCTGACAACCCAGGCGCCACGGTGGAATTCAATTTCGCTACTTCCGCCGAACTGGCCAACACGTTGAGCCAGGGCGCCAGCGCTGACGTGTTCGCCGCGGCTGACGCGGCCCAGATGGACACGGTGATCAAGGCGGACCTGGCCAGCGGAGAGCCGGTCAACTTCGCGTCCAACACCTTGGTGATCGTTACGGCGCCGGGCGACCCGAAACAGGTCCGGTCGTTCGCCGATCTGGCCAGGCCCGACGTGCGGGTCGCGGTTTGCCAGGCCTCGGCACCGTGTGGAGTGGCGGCGCAGCGCATCGAAGACACTGCGAATATGCACGTCAATGCGGTGAGTGAAGAACCGATCGGAGCCGGGGTGCTGGCAAAAGTCACTGGCGGAGAAGCCGACGCCGGCCTGGTCTACCTCAACGATGCGCACAAGGCCGCCGCGTTGGTAGACACCATTCGCTTCCCGGAGGCCGCCGGCGCGGTGAACGTCTACCCGATCGTGGTCCTCAAGAAGGCATCGCAATCGGAGCTGGCGGAAAAATTCGTCGACCTGGTGACGGGGCCGACCGGCCAACGGGTGCTCGGCCAAGCCGGCTTCGACGGTCCCTGA
- a CDS encoding SDR family oxidoreductase, which translates to MAVEVLVTGGDTELGRAVAEEFHNNGHTVTLLGARRDDLEVAAKEIEADAIVCDTTDPAALAEVRHLFPHHLDTIVNVPAPRWDSGDPRAYSLSDLAAAWRTTLDDTVLSAVLTLATVGDHLRSGGSIISVMPESPRPGSAEAAVKAALSSWVAGQATIFGTRGITVNAVATGRSAQPGYDGLSTTAPSVASEIARMALFLTTGAARHITGQTLHVSHGALTQFA; encoded by the coding sequence ATGGCGGTGGAGGTACTTGTCACCGGAGGCGACACCGAGTTGGGTCGTGCCGTTGCTGAAGAGTTCCACAACAACGGACACACGGTCACTCTTCTCGGCGCACGCCGAGACGACCTCGAGGTCGCGGCCAAGGAGATCGAAGCGGACGCAATCGTCTGCGACACCACCGACCCCGCCGCGCTGGCAGAGGTCCGCCACCTCTTCCCGCACCACCTCGACACGATCGTCAACGTTCCGGCGCCACGCTGGGACTCCGGCGACCCGCGCGCGTATTCGCTGTCCGACCTGGCCGCTGCCTGGCGCACCACGTTGGATGACACGGTGTTGTCCGCCGTTCTCACCCTCGCGACGGTCGGCGACCACCTGCGCTCCGGCGGATCGATCATCAGCGTGATGCCCGAAAGCCCCCGCCCGGGCAGCGCTGAGGCCGCGGTCAAAGCCGCATTGTCCAGTTGGGTCGCCGGCCAGGCGACCATCTTCGGCACCCGCGGAATCACGGTTAACGCCGTCGCGACTGGACGCAGCGCCCAGCCCGGCTACGACGGACTGTCCACCACGGCGCCGTCGGTAGCCTCCGAGATCGCACGGATGGCGCTGTTCCTCACCACCGGAGCCGCCCGTCACATCACGGGCCAGACGCTGCACGTGAGCCACGGCGCACTGACGCAGTTCGCCTAG
- a CDS encoding NAD(P)/FAD-dependent oxidoreductase, with product MNAQPEDTALNRRHRVVVIGSGFGGLNAVKKLKRADVDIKLIARTTHHLFQPMLYQVATGIVAEGAIAPPTRMILRGQHNAQVLLGDVTHIDLKGKFVVSELLGHSYETPFDSLIIAAGAGQSYFGNDHFAEFAPGMKSIDDALELRGRIMSAFEAAERSNDPERRKKLLTFTVVGAGPTGVEMAGQIAELADFTLKGAYRHIDSTKARVILLDAAPAVLPPMGENLGKKAAARLEKMGVEIQLGAMVTDVDRDGITVKDADGTIRRIESACKVWSAGVSASPLGRDLARQSAVELDRAGRVKVLPDLSIPGYPYVFVVGDMAAVEGVPGVAQGAIQGGKYAARLIKAELAGADPAQREPFQYFDKGSMAAVSRYYAVVKIGPVEFGGIIGWLAWLLLHLVYLIGFKNKITTVLSWIVTFLSGRRGQLTITEQQAFARTRLEQLAVLAAEAHEGETAKAAS from the coding sequence ATGAACGCCCAGCCCGAAGACACTGCCCTGAATCGTCGACACCGGGTGGTAGTCATCGGATCCGGATTCGGTGGCCTCAACGCCGTCAAAAAGCTCAAGAGAGCCGACGTCGACATTAAGCTGATCGCGCGCACCACCCATCACTTGTTTCAGCCGATGTTGTATCAGGTAGCCACCGGAATCGTCGCCGAAGGCGCCATCGCTCCCCCGACCCGCATGATCTTGCGTGGCCAGCACAACGCCCAGGTGCTGTTGGGTGATGTCACGCACATCGACCTCAAGGGCAAGTTCGTCGTCTCGGAATTGCTTGGTCACAGCTACGAAACACCGTTCGACAGTTTGATCATCGCGGCCGGCGCCGGTCAGTCGTACTTCGGAAACGACCATTTCGCCGAGTTCGCGCCCGGCATGAAGTCCATCGACGACGCGCTGGAATTGCGTGGTCGCATCATGAGCGCGTTCGAAGCCGCCGAGCGGTCCAACGACCCGGAACGACGCAAAAAGCTGCTTACGTTCACCGTCGTCGGCGCAGGACCGACCGGCGTTGAAATGGCCGGCCAGATCGCCGAACTCGCCGACTTCACGCTCAAAGGCGCTTACCGCCATATCGATTCGACGAAGGCGCGAGTCATCCTGCTCGACGCCGCTCCGGCCGTGCTACCGCCCATGGGTGAGAACCTCGGCAAGAAGGCGGCCGCGCGCCTGGAAAAGATGGGCGTCGAAATCCAGCTCGGTGCGATGGTGACCGACGTCGACCGCGACGGCATCACCGTGAAGGACGCCGACGGCACCATCCGTCGCATCGAGTCCGCCTGCAAGGTGTGGTCGGCAGGCGTCTCGGCGAGCCCGTTGGGCCGCGATCTGGCCCGGCAATCCGCTGTCGAGCTCGACCGCGCGGGCCGCGTGAAAGTGTTGCCGGACTTGTCAATTCCCGGTTATCCCTACGTATTCGTCGTCGGAGACATGGCCGCCGTCGAGGGTGTTCCCGGAGTCGCGCAAGGCGCGATCCAGGGTGGAAAATACGCGGCCCGTTTGATCAAGGCCGAACTGGCCGGCGCCGACCCCGCCCAGCGCGAGCCGTTCCAGTACTTCGACAAGGGCTCGATGGCGGCGGTATCGCGGTACTACGCCGTGGTGAAAATCGGCCCGGTCGAATTCGGCGGCATCATCGGCTGGCTGGCCTGGCTGTTACTGCACTTGGTCTACCTGATCGGCTTCAAGAACAAGATCACCACCGTGCTGTCGTGGATAGTGACGTTCTTGAGCGGTCGCCGCGGCCAATTGACGATCACCGAGCAGCAGGCGTTCGCGCGTACTCGGCTTGAGCAGCTGGCCGTCCTAGCGGCCGAAGCGCATGAGGGCGAGACCGCGAAAGCCGCCAGTTAG
- a CDS encoding PaaI family thioesterase, which produces MQPMPEAPFDKELGLEFTEISPDRTRAQLEVAPKLLQPMGIVHGGVYCAIVESLASVAAYTWMAAKGGQGSVVGVNNNTDFLRAIGSGTIYGTATPIHRGRRQQLWLVTIVDSDERLIARGQVRLQNLEADS; this is translated from the coding sequence ATGCAGCCGATGCCAGAAGCGCCGTTCGATAAGGAATTAGGACTGGAATTCACCGAGATCAGTCCCGATCGAACGCGCGCGCAATTGGAGGTCGCGCCGAAGCTGTTGCAGCCGATGGGCATCGTTCACGGTGGCGTGTACTGCGCGATAGTCGAAAGCCTGGCCAGCGTTGCCGCCTACACCTGGATGGCCGCCAAGGGCGGCCAGGGGTCGGTCGTCGGTGTCAACAACAACACCGACTTCCTACGGGCGATCGGCAGCGGAACGATCTACGGCACCGCGACGCCGATTCATCGCGGGCGGCGTCAGCAACTCTGGCTGGTCACCATCGTCGACTCCGACGAGCGATTGATCGCCCGCGGACAGGTACGACTGCAAAACCTCGAAGCCGACAGCTAA